In the genome of Cryptomeria japonica chromosome 8, Sugi_1.0, whole genome shotgun sequence, one region contains:
- the LOC131045958 gene encoding probable mediator of RNA polymerase II transcription subunit 26c, producing MGLVEEWRMFFESAESDICSLIEHAIDVAACDCPQELVKRRDKIAEMVYASRSSAEDEDDGIHKKVNDIAERINSYQTITVPVPKECEIVKEVFNIKHILSNQDESENQLGDSLRRLESMALSIEILKETMIGRNVKCLQKHKSKPISSMAKKLVRRWREVADEWMKSAGEVAVDTMAAAVEQIQNHRIEQPFKLDDRQYSKQETKSGAQNHIVINHRRRRVVSQKQNLHQKLDFNKPSSLPLPSSHKSNSPALDDKSVRERIEAAKRRLQEGYRQAEKVKKQRTVQLIEIKDLPKQLDGSKRLAKHHHHQWMKN from the exons ATGGGATTGGTAGAAGAATGGAGGATGTTTTTTGAGAGCGCAGAGAGTGATATATGCAGCTTGATTGAACATGCAATCGATGTTGCAGCGTGTGATTGCCCTCAGGAATTAGTGAAGAGGAGGGATAAAATAGCAGAGATGGTTTACGCATCAAGATCATctgctgaagatgaagatgatggtaTTCATAAAAAGGTCAATGATATTGCAGAGAGGATCAATAGCTATCAAACCATAACTGTGCCTGTGCCTAAAGAATGTGAAATAGTGAAAGAGGTGTTCAATATAAAACACATTCTTTCAAATCAAGATGAG TCGGAAAACCAACTGGGCGACTCACTGAGAAGATTGGAGTCGATGGCATTGTCTATTGAAATCCTAAAG GAAACTATGATTGGCAGAAATGTCAAATGCTTGCAGAAGCACAAGTCCAAACCAATTAGCTCCATGGCGAAGAAGCTTGTCAG AAGGTGGAGAGAAGTTGCAGATGAATGGATGAAAAGTGCTGGAGAAGTTGCTGTAGATACCATGGCAGCCGCAG TGGAGCAAATCCAGAATCATAGAATAGAGCAGCCATTCAAACTGGATGACAGACAGTATAGCAAACAAGAAACAAAAAGTGGTGCTCAAAAtcacattgtgatcaatcataggAGACGGCGAGTTGTAAGCCAGAAGCAGAATTTGCACCAAAAGTTAGATTTCAACAAGCCTAGCTCTCTTCCACTTCCTTCATCACAT AAATCAAACTCTCCTGCTCTTGATGATAAATCTGTAAGAGAAAGGATTGAAGCAGCAAAGAGAAGGCTTCAAGAAGGGTACCGACAAGCTGAAAAGG TGAAGAAGCAACGCACGGTTCAGCTTATCGAAATCAAAGACCTGCCTAAGCAATTAGATGGGTCAAAGAGAttagcaaagcatcatcatcaccaGTGGATGAAGAATTGA